The Zingiber officinale cultivar Zhangliang chromosome 9A, Zo_v1.1, whole genome shotgun sequence genome window below encodes:
- the LOC122019984 gene encoding translocase of chloroplast 120, chloroplastic-like, which produces MELCTDSAKDEPEASAVASEDGNPRLGLEDADGETLEAKDGSEDVMDDEVFEEAMEPPTPMSLQAFSDSRDDLETILGNDAVGKLENPVELADVQVGDQNVEEGNKEEEIVGSEGFNFPNQSRLHHQMSDGHENVDPERSSDESTDPSLPSNQSSKEQKSIGEQNFDEIVDAKIDDMRAEAVAAKIDETIAAKVDAQHIDKDTIELVAVEPNKGDAACDKSCHLSGEGDVEQKAMHIETDSLVSCSEVVNETDKVAKRSSDESTDPSLSSNQSSKEQKSVGEQKFDEIVDAKFDDTRTEAVDTKIDETVAAKVDAQHIDKDTDELVAVEPNKGDAACDKSCHLSGEGDVEQKPMHIETDSLVSCSEVGNEIDKVAKRSSDESTDPSLSSNQSSKEQKIVGEQKFDEIVDAKIDGDTRDETVDATIDETVAAKVDARHIDKDTDEFVAVEPNKGDAACDKSFHLSGEGDVEEKPMHIETDSLVSCSEVGNEIDKVAKRSSDESTDPSLSSNQSSKEQTSVGEQKFDEIVGAKIDAQHIDKDTDESVAVEPNKGDASCDKSCHLSGERDAEKEPMHIETDSLVSCSEVGNEIDKVAKRSSDIEDGEKMFMQNRSSPMASHHVDGEVEVANGSEFNIGTTSKELQSDRCEVEEFERVESVMPDDNGELACDTNSNKLTPLVDMKDDLVKSVVITEGLEKLQQLTANDAELDTSFVTNGHSTAKNEDAGGATNVSVSRINEDAPRAHVANAAGNAANGYSKKATGDMHGSNDKPKEQYVGNLNSGSSENTQRSTPSTLLSPKPENSRGSSLTAPAGLGSSASLPEPSLRPLQQSRGSTTLTNSQPSIVPSEEEEENDETRKKLQMIRVKFLRLAHRLGQTPHNAVVAQVLYRLGLAEQLKRNTKRPGVFSFDQASVVAGQLEAAGQETLDFSCTIMVIGKSGVGKTATINSIFDEVKLPTDAFLLGTKKVQEVVGMVQGIKVRVIDTPGLFLSSLDQHRNEKILHSVKKFIKKSPPDIVLYFDRLDMQSRDFGDAPLLQTITNIFGASIWFNAIVVLTHAASAPPDGPNGSPLSYDMFVTQRTHVVQQAIRQAAGDVRLMNPVSLVENHSACRMNRAGQRVLPNGQVWKPQLLLLSFASKILAEANSLLNLQDGPPGKPFGSRRRAPPLPFLLSSLLQSRPQLKLPEDQFDEDDNLDDDLAESSRSDEGSDYDELPPFKPLSKSQISKLSKAQKKAYFEELDYREKLFYKKQLTEERKQRKLATKLADMAKDLPLENNLGEVEEESNGSATVPVPLPDYVLPHSFDCDNPSHRYRFLDSSNQWLIRPVLDSQGWDHDVGYEGLNVERVFVVKDKIPLSVSGQLTKDKKECTFQMELGSSLKHSESKATSLGLEMQTVGKDIAYTLRGETRFRNFRRNNTTAGASVSVLGDSTSAGIKLEDKLILSRRFRLLMSGGAMTGKGDVAYGGRLEAVLRDKDYPIGQALSTIALSFVEWHDDLSLGCNIQSQIPFGRGTNITGHANLNNRGTGQFGIRLNSSEHLQIVLLAMVPILRNLHRTFFGSSHSM; this is translated from the coding sequence ATGGAGCTGTGCACTGATTCTGCAAAAGATGAGCCTGAGGCATCAGCGGTGGCGTCAGAGGATGGGAATCCGAGGCTGGGTCTGGAGGACGCCGATGGTGAAACTTTGGAGGCTAAGGATGGATCGGAAGATGTGATGGACGACGAGGTCTTTGAGGAGGCGATGGAGCCTCCAACTCCGATGTCGCTGCAAGCTTTTTCTGATTCACGTGATGATCTGGAAACTATCTTGGGGAATGACGCAGTTGGTAAGCTGGAAAACCCTGTTGAATTAGCTGATGTGCAGGTGGGTGATCAAAATGTTgaagaaggaaacaaagaagagGAAATTGTTGGTTCTGAGGGATTCAATTTCCCAAACCAGTCCAGGCTGCATCATCAGATGTCTGATGGACATGAAAATGTTGATCCTGAGAGATCATCAGATGAGTCAACAGATCCTTCCTTACCCTCTAATCAGAGTTCAAAAGAACAAAAATCTATCGGAGAGCAAAATTTTGATGAGATTGTAGATGCTAAAATTGATGATATGAGAGCTGAGGCTGTAGCTGCTAAGATTGATGAAACTATAGCTGCTAAAGTTGATGCTCAGCATATTGACAAGGATACAATTGAGTTAGTAGCAGTTGAACCTAACAAAGGGGATGCAGCTTGTGATAAATCATGCCATCTTTCTGGAGAAGGGGATGTTGAACAAAAGGCAATGCACATTGAAACTGATTCTCTGGTTTCATGTAGCGAAGTTGTAAATGAAACAGACAAAGTTGCAAAGAGATCATCAGATGAGTCAACAGATCCTTCCTTATCCTCTAATCAGAGTTCAAAAGAACAAAAATCTGTTGGAGAACAAAAGTTTGATGAGATTGTAGATGCTAAATTTGATGATACAAGAACTGAGGCTGTAGATACTAAGATTGATGAAACTGTAGCTGCTAAAGTTGATGCTCAGCATATTGACAAGGATACAGATGAATTAGTAGCAGTTGAACCTAACAAAGGGGATGCTGCTTGTGATAAATCATGCCATCTTTCTGGAGAAGGGGATGTTGAACAAAAGCCAATGCACATTGAAACCGATTCTCTGGTTTCATGTAGCGAAGTTGGAAATGAAATCGACAAAGTTGCAAAGAGATCATCAGATGAGTCAACAGATCCTTCCCTATCCTCTAATCAGAGTTCAAAAGAACAAAAAATTGTCGGAGAGCAAAAATTTGATGAGATTGTAGATGCTAAAATTGATGGTGATACGAGAGATGAGACTGTAGATGCTACGATTGATGAAACTGTAGCTGCTAAAGTTGATGCTCGACATATTGACAAGGATACAGATGAATTTGTAGCAGTTGAACCTAACAAAGGGGATGCAGCTTGTGATAAATCATTCCATCTTTCTGGGGAAGGGGATGTTGAAGAAAAGCCAATGCACATTGAAACCGATTCTCTGGTTTCATGTAGCGAGGTTGGAAATGAAATAGACAAAGTTGCAAAGAGATCATCAGATGAGTCAACAGATCCTTCCTTATCCTCTAATCAGAGTTCAAAAGAACAAACATCTGTTGGAGAGCAAAAGTTTGATGAGATTGTAGGTGCTAAAATTGATGCTCAGCATATTGACAAGGATACAGATGAATCAGTAGCAGTTGAACCTAACAAAGGGGATGCATCTTGTGATAAATCATGCCATCTTTCTGGAGAAAGGGATGCTGAAAAAGAGCCAATGCACATTGAAACTGATTCTCTGGTTTCATGTAGCGAGGTTGGAAATGAAATAGACAAAGTTGCAAAGAGATCATCTGATATTGAGGATGGTGAGAAAATGTTCATGCAGAATAGATCCAGTCCTATGGCCTCACATCATGTGGATGGAGAAGTAGAAGTTGCAAATGGATCTGAATTCAATATTGGGACAACTAGCAAAGAACTACAAAGCGACAGATGTGAGGTTGAAGAATTTGAGAGAGTGGAATCTGTTATGCCAGATGATAATGGAGAGCTAGCTTGTGATACTAATTCAAACAAATTGACTCCTTTGGTGGATATGAAAGATGATTTGGTCAAGTCTGTGGTCATCACTGAAGGGCTGGAAAAACTTCAGCAGCTGACAGCAAATGATGCCGAACTTGACACTAGTTTTGTAACTAATGGGCACAGTACTGCGAAAAATGAGGATGCTGGTGGTGCAACTAATGTTTCTGTTTCTAGGATCAATGAAGATGCACCTCGTGCTCATGTTGCTAATGCAGCTGGTAATGCAGCTAATGGTTATTCTAAAAAAGCTACAGGTGATATGCATGGTTCCAACGATAAACCTAAGGAGCAATATGTTGGAAACCTAAACTCTGGATCAAGTGAAAATACCCAACGTTCTACTCCATCAACCTTACTTTCTCCAAAACCTGAAAACTCAAGAGGCTCTAGTTTGACAGCTCCAGCTGGCCTTGGTTCCTCTGCTTCTTTACCAGAGCCTTCTCTCCGTCCCCTTCAGCAATCCAGGGGCTCTACCACTCTCACTAATTCTCAACCATCTATTGTACCatctgaggaggaggaggagaatgaTGAGACACGCAAGAAGCTGCAAATGATTCGGGTCAAGTTTCTTCGATTGGCCCATAGACTTGGACAAACACCCCATAATGCTGTTGTTGCTCAGGTTCTGTACAGGCTAGGTCTGGCTGAGCAGCTCAAGAGAAACACAAAACGACCAGGTGTTTTTAGCTTTGACCAAGCTAGTGTTGTGGCAGGGCAACTTGAGGCTGCTGGACAAGAGAcactggacttctcctgcacaatAATGGTTATTGGAAAATCAGGGGTCGGTAAGACTGCTACCATTAATTCAATATTTGATGAGGTTAAGTTGCCAACAGATGCGTTCCTGTTAGGGACAAAGAAGGTTCAAGAAGTAGTGGGCATGGTTCAGGGGATCAAGGTTAGGGTTATAGATACACCTGGGCTTTTCTTATCTTCTTTGGATCAACATCGCAATGAAAAAATTCTCCATTCCGTCAAGAAGTTTATCAAAAAGTCGCCTCCTGACATTGTTCTTTACTTTGATCGGTTGGACATGCAAAGTAGGGATTTTGGAGATGCTCCACTACTGCAGACCATCACAAACATATTTGGAGCATCCATTTGGTTCAATGCAATTGTTGTGCTAACACATGCTGCTTCTGCTCCTCCAGATGGCCCAAATGGTAGCCCTTTGAGTTATGATATGTTTGTGACTCAGAGGACTCATGTGGTTCAACAAGCAATTCGCCAGGCTGCTGGGGATGTTCGGCTCATGAATCCTGTTTCTCTGGTTGAGAACCACTCGGCCTGTAGGATGAATAGGGCTGGTCAGAGAGTGCTACCAAATGGCCAAGTTTGGAAACCACAGCTGTTGTTGCTTTCATTTGCTTCAAAAATTTTGGCAGAAGCCAACTCTCTCCTAAATTTACAGGATGGTCCTCCTGGTAAGCCATTTGGATCTCGTCGCAGAGCTCCTCCTTTACCCTTTCTCTTGTCTTCCCTTCTACAGTCAAGACCTCAACTTAAATTGCCAGAAGATCAATTTGATGAGGATGACAACTTAGATGATGACTTGGCCGAGTCATCCCGTTCTGATGAGGGATCAGATTATGATGAGTTACCGCCTTTCAAGCCTCTCAGTAAATCTCAAATATCCAAGCTTAGTAAAGCTCAGAAGAAGGCATACTTTGAGGAGCTAGATTACCGGGAAAAGCTCTTTTATAAGAAACAACTCACGGAGGAGAGGAAGCAAAGGAAACTTGCAACTAAATTGGCAGATATGGCTAAGGATTTGCCTTTGGAGAATAATTTGGGGGAGGTTGAGGAAGAATCCAATGGTTCTGCAACTGTGCCAGTACCTTTGCCAGACTATGTTCTTCCTCATTCCTTTGACTGTGACAATCCTTCTCACCGATATAGGTTTCTGGATTCTTCCAACCAATGGCTTATCAGGCCTGTGCTAGATTCTCAGGGTTGGGATCATGATGTTGGTTATGAAGGTTTGAATGTTGAAAGAGTATTTGTTGTCAAAGACAAGATCCCACTATCTGTTTCTGGTCAGCTGACAAAGGATAAGAAGGAATGCACTTTTCAAATGGAGCTGGGTAGCTCACTAAAGCATAGTGAATCAAAAGCAACTTCTTTAGGTTTGGAAATGCAGACTGTTGGGAAGGACATCGCCTACACATTACGTGGTGAAACAAGGTTTAGAAATTTTAGGCGAAACAATACAACTGCAGGAGCTTCAGTTTCTGTTCTTGGGGACTCAACGTCTGCTGGCATAAAGCTGGAAGATAAGCTTATACTTAGCAGAAGATTTAGATTACTCATGAGTGGAGGAGCAATGACCGGCAAGGGTGATGTGGCCTATGGAGGCCGTCTTGAAGCTGTCTTACGAGACAAAGATTATCCTATAGGGCAGGCACTGTCCACTATTGCATTATCTTTCGTGGAGTGGCATGATGACCTCTCGCTCGGCTGCAATATTCAGTCTCAGATCCCTTTTGGCAGAGGAACTAATATCACCGGTCATGCAAACTTGAATAACAGAGGAACTGGCCAATTTGGTATTCGCTTGAATAGTTCAGAACATCTTCAAATAGTTCTGCTTGCCATGGTCCCTATACTAAGAAATCTTCACAGAACATTCTTTGGTTCCTCTCACTCCATGTGA